In a genomic window of Syngnathus typhle isolate RoL2023-S1 ecotype Sweden linkage group LG4, RoL_Styp_1.0, whole genome shotgun sequence:
- the nod2 gene encoding nucleotide-binding oligomerization domain-containing protein 2 isoform X1, whose protein sequence is MAQDLVLKQRSEILCGLCASGSSEPLERVLDVLLARGEFSWEDYLNVRVQGRPLHANARHLLDLVYAKGEAACQVLTEAVRQVLPESPGLVTGTLLTQRPNLVGELQGCVDGALEALLESGCFTHEDCGDVRLPLHTPAQQARRLLDHVSSKGKSAANVVLRYVEQKQQQGCNLTVEKTTPKELLIYEKKLRSSVSAQSVFLSTYGGTDHMSLDDIYTRGQLEVAHDCKDQAHLDLEDIVGPPGTANEEADTVLVSGDAGSGKSTLLQRLHLLWARGASLPEFVLLFPFSCRKLNSELNELSVQELLFRHCCWPDRSQDEIFRFILDHPHLVVITFDGLDELKQSFSDERRICCPTQPAPVHELLFNLLQGSLLKGVRKVVTSRPEAVGPTLRKHLRKELFLKGFSPDGINCFVKKQHSDLSVASKVLASIQANTALLGLCHSPVLCWIVSQCHKELLGCADGTPQTITDVYLMILQHFLQHQSPSKSSAGTSWIQEHLVGILHLGQLAFQGVEASSYVFDGADLETCCVTDKEICAGFLTQSKEMSRHESLRYEFLHVTMQCFFAALYIVLSNNTDRSTVAKLFELKAGGFGSSCFGPCLTADLEQGLSESPNLQIAATFVSGLLSQRHRHLWLHCTPTSTVERKARQVVRCLHKGMQKHFKSIPQPVEGEKKSMHAMPGFVWLIKCIYEMRESNAAREVLSKLEVDHLKMTYCNIGPVECTALAYVLRHLRNPVGIQLDNNSVGDVGVEQLLPCLHICKSLYLRNNNITDEGLRKLMAKGIQCDNFQKIALFNNRLTDACTQHISHLLTTKQNFLSLRLGNNNITSEGAKQLAIGLELNHSLKHLGLWGNKIGDSGAEAIAGALEGSKTLVWLSLVGNGVGSAGARALARMLESGTSLEELWLTENCITREGVECLVQALECNTRIKSVWLRNNPLSPEEVEEMTRRESRLIF, encoded by the exons ATGGCCCAGGATCTGGTGCTAAAGCAACGTAGCGAGATCCTCTGCGGTCTGTGCGCCAGCGGCTCGTCCGAGCCCCTCGAGAGGGTTCTGGATGTCCTCCTGGCCCGCGGGGAGTTTTCGTGGGAGGATTACCTCAACGTGCGAGTGCAGGGGAGGCCGCTTCATGCCAACGCCAGGCATCTGCTGGATCTGGTCTACGCCAAGGGGGAGGCAGCGTGCCAGGTCTTAACCGAGGCTGTCCGGCAGGTCCTGCCCGAATCTCCAGGCCTTGTCACTGGGACGCTTCTGACGCAAAGACCCAACCTGGTGGGAGAGCTCCAAGGCTGCGTGGACGGAGCTCTGGAAGCTCTTCTGGAATCGGGATGCTTCACCCACGAGGACTGTGGAGACGTACGCTTGCCTTTGCACACACCCGCGCAGCAG GCGAGACGCTTGCTGGATCATGTGAGCTCCAAAGGGAAGTCGGCGGCAAACGTGGTGCTACGCTACGTTGAGCAAAAGCAACAGCAGGGGTGCAACCTGACAGTAGAGAAGACCACACCCAAAG AACTCCTTATCTATGAGAAAAAGTTACGCAGTTCTGTGTCGGCCCAGTCCGTCTTCCTCAGTACGTACGGAGGAACCGACCACATGTCGCTTGATGACATCTACACCCGAGGTCAATTGGAGGTGGCGCACGACTGCAAGGATCAAGCACATCTGGACCTGGAGGATATCGTAGGACCGCCAGGCACTGCGAATGAGGAGGCGGACACGGTCCTGGTATCCGGGGATGCGGGTAGCGGTAAGAGCACCTTACTCCAAAGGCTGCATCTTCTCTGGGCTCGAGGTGCCAGCCTCCCCGAGTTCGTCCTCCTGTTCCCTTTCAGCTGTCGCAAGCTCAATTCGGAACTCAATGAGCTGTCAGTCCAAGAACTGCTCTTCCGCCACTGCTGCTGGCCCGACCGCAGCCAGGATGAGATCTTCCGCTTCATCCTGGACCACCCGCACCTCGTGGTCATCACGTTTGACGGCCTCGACGAGCTCAAGCAGAGCTTCTCGGATGAGCGCAGAATCTGCTGCCCCACGCAGCCCGCCCCCGTACACGAACTATTATTCAACTTACTCCAGGGGTCCCTCCTGAAGGGGGTTCGGAAGGTGGTGACCAGTCGACCGGAAGCCGTGGGTCCGACATTGAGGAAGCATCTGCGCAAAGAACTCTTCCTTAAAGGCTTTTCCCCCGATGGGATCAATTGTTTTGTCAAGAAACAACACAGCGACTTGTCGGTGGCCTCGAAAGTCTTGGCGTCCATTCAGGCCAACACGGCTTTATTGGGACTCTGCCACAGTCCCGTCCTCTGCTGGATTGTCTCGCAGTGTCACAAGGAGCTGCTAGGTTGCGCAGATGGGACACCGCAGACCATAACGGACGTGTACCTCATGATCCTGCAGCATTTTTTGCAGCACCAAAGCCCCTCGAAGTCTTCCGCGGGCACCAGTTGGATTCAGGAGCACCTGGTCGGCATCTTGCATCTGGGTCAGCTTGCTTTCCAGGGCGTGGAAGCTTCCTCTTACGTCTTTGATGGCGCTGACCTGGAGACCTGCTGTGTTACGGACAAAGAAATCTGCGCGGGGTTCCTAACCCAAAGCAAGGAAATGTCACGTCACGAGAGTCTTCGGTACGAATTCCTTCACGTGACCATGCAGTGTTTCTTCGCTGCGCTTTACATCGTTTTGTCCAACAATACGGACCGCTCCACTGTCGCTAAGCTATTCGAGCTAAAGGCAGGGGGCTTCGGTAGCTCCTGCTTTGGCCCGTGCTTGACTGCTGACCTTGAACAGGGACTGTCCGAAAGCCCCAATTTACAAATCGCGGCCACTTTTGTGTCCGGTCTCCTATCTCAGAGACACAGACACCTGTGGTTGCACTGCACCCCGACATCCACCGTGGAGAGGAAAGCGCGACAGGTGGTCCGCTGCCTCCACAAAGGCATGCAGAAGCACTTCAAGTCCATCCCCCAGCCcgttgaaggggaaaaaaagagcatgCACGCCATGCCGGGTTTCGTCTGGCTCATCAAGTGCATCTATGAGATGCGGGAGAGCAATGCGGCCCGGGAGGTCTTGAGCAAGCTGGAGGTGGACCACCTGAAGATGACCTACTGCAACATTGGACCGGTGGAGTGCACCGCTCTGGCCTATGTGCTCCGGCACCTGAGGAATCCTGTGGGAATCCAGCTGGACAACAACTCAGTGGGCGATGTGGGCGTGGAGCAGCTGCTTCCCTGTTTGCATATTTGCAAGTCCCTCTA TCTCAGAAATAATAACATCACCGACGAGGGGCTTCGAAAACTGATGGCAAAGGGAATCCAGTGTGACAACTTCCAGAAAATTGC ACTCTTCAACAACAGGCTGACTGACGCTTGTACACAACACATTTCTCATCTACTGACGACCAAACAGAATTTCCTTTCATTGAG GCTGGGCAACAACAATATTACATCGGAAGGAGCCAAACAACTAGCTATAGGGCTGGAGCTCAATCATTCGTTGAAGCATTTAGG GCTTTGGGGTAATAAGATTGGCGATTCAGGTGCAGAGGCCATTGCCGGTGCCCTGGAAGGCAGCAAAACGCTAGTATGGCTAAG CTTGGTGGGCAACGGTGTGGGCAGTGCCGGAGCTCGTGCTTTGGCCAGAATGCTTGAGAGTGGCACATCACTGGAGGAATTATG GTTGACTGAAAACTGCATCACCAGGGAGGGAGTGGAGTGTTTGGTTCAAGCCTTGGAGTGTAACACACGTATCAAGTCAGTATG GTTAAGGAACAATCCCCTAAGCcccgaggaggtggaggagatgACTCGACGTGAATCAAGACTCATCTtctga
- the nod2 gene encoding nucleotide-binding oligomerization domain-containing protein 2 isoform X2, with protein MAQDLVLKQRSEILCGLCASGSSEPLERVLDVLLARGEFSWEDYLNVRVQGRPLHANARHLLDLVYAKGEAACQVLTEAVRQVLPESPGLVTGTLLTQRPNLVGELQGCVDGALEALLESGCFTHEDCGDVRLPLHTPAQQARRLLDHVSSKGKSAANVVLRYVEQKQQQGCNLTVEKTTPKELLIYEKKLRSSVSAQSVFLSTYGGTDHMSLDDIYTRGQLEVAHDCKDQAHLDLEDIVGPPGTANEEADTVLVSGDAGSGKSTLLQRLHLLWARGASLPEFVLLFPFSCRKLNSELNELSVQELLFRHCCWPDRSQDEIFRFILDHPHLVVITFDGLDELKQSFSDERRICCPTQPAPVHELLFNLLQGSLLKGVRKVVTSRPEAVGPTLRKHLRKELFLKGFSPDGINCFVKKQHSDLSVASKVLASIQANTALLGLCHSPVLCWIVSQCHKELLGCADGTPQTITDVYLMILQHFLQHQSPSKSSAGTSWIQEHLVGILHLGQLAFQGVEASSYVFDGADLETCCVTDKEICAGFLTQSKEMSRHESLRYEFLHVTMQCFFAALYIVLSNNTDRSTVAKLFELKAGGFGSSCFGPCLTADLEQGLSESPNLQIAATFVSGLLSQRHRHLWLHCTPTSTVERKARQVVRCLHKGMQKHFKSIPQPVEGEKKSMHAMPGFVWLIKCIYEMRESNAAREVLSKLEVDHLKMTYCNIGPVECTALAYVLRHLRNPVGIQLDNNSVGDVGVEQLLPCLHICKSLYLRNNNITDEGLRKLMAKGIQCDNFQKIALFNNRLTDACTQHISHLLTTKQNFLSLRLGNNNITSEGAKQLAIGLELNHSLKHLGLWGNKIGDSGAEAIAGALEGSKTLVWLSLVGNGVGSAGARALARMLESGTSLEELWLTENCITREGVECLVQALECNTRIKLRNNPLSPEEVEEMTRRESRLIF; from the exons ATGGCCCAGGATCTGGTGCTAAAGCAACGTAGCGAGATCCTCTGCGGTCTGTGCGCCAGCGGCTCGTCCGAGCCCCTCGAGAGGGTTCTGGATGTCCTCCTGGCCCGCGGGGAGTTTTCGTGGGAGGATTACCTCAACGTGCGAGTGCAGGGGAGGCCGCTTCATGCCAACGCCAGGCATCTGCTGGATCTGGTCTACGCCAAGGGGGAGGCAGCGTGCCAGGTCTTAACCGAGGCTGTCCGGCAGGTCCTGCCCGAATCTCCAGGCCTTGTCACTGGGACGCTTCTGACGCAAAGACCCAACCTGGTGGGAGAGCTCCAAGGCTGCGTGGACGGAGCTCTGGAAGCTCTTCTGGAATCGGGATGCTTCACCCACGAGGACTGTGGAGACGTACGCTTGCCTTTGCACACACCCGCGCAGCAG GCGAGACGCTTGCTGGATCATGTGAGCTCCAAAGGGAAGTCGGCGGCAAACGTGGTGCTACGCTACGTTGAGCAAAAGCAACAGCAGGGGTGCAACCTGACAGTAGAGAAGACCACACCCAAAG AACTCCTTATCTATGAGAAAAAGTTACGCAGTTCTGTGTCGGCCCAGTCCGTCTTCCTCAGTACGTACGGAGGAACCGACCACATGTCGCTTGATGACATCTACACCCGAGGTCAATTGGAGGTGGCGCACGACTGCAAGGATCAAGCACATCTGGACCTGGAGGATATCGTAGGACCGCCAGGCACTGCGAATGAGGAGGCGGACACGGTCCTGGTATCCGGGGATGCGGGTAGCGGTAAGAGCACCTTACTCCAAAGGCTGCATCTTCTCTGGGCTCGAGGTGCCAGCCTCCCCGAGTTCGTCCTCCTGTTCCCTTTCAGCTGTCGCAAGCTCAATTCGGAACTCAATGAGCTGTCAGTCCAAGAACTGCTCTTCCGCCACTGCTGCTGGCCCGACCGCAGCCAGGATGAGATCTTCCGCTTCATCCTGGACCACCCGCACCTCGTGGTCATCACGTTTGACGGCCTCGACGAGCTCAAGCAGAGCTTCTCGGATGAGCGCAGAATCTGCTGCCCCACGCAGCCCGCCCCCGTACACGAACTATTATTCAACTTACTCCAGGGGTCCCTCCTGAAGGGGGTTCGGAAGGTGGTGACCAGTCGACCGGAAGCCGTGGGTCCGACATTGAGGAAGCATCTGCGCAAAGAACTCTTCCTTAAAGGCTTTTCCCCCGATGGGATCAATTGTTTTGTCAAGAAACAACACAGCGACTTGTCGGTGGCCTCGAAAGTCTTGGCGTCCATTCAGGCCAACACGGCTTTATTGGGACTCTGCCACAGTCCCGTCCTCTGCTGGATTGTCTCGCAGTGTCACAAGGAGCTGCTAGGTTGCGCAGATGGGACACCGCAGACCATAACGGACGTGTACCTCATGATCCTGCAGCATTTTTTGCAGCACCAAAGCCCCTCGAAGTCTTCCGCGGGCACCAGTTGGATTCAGGAGCACCTGGTCGGCATCTTGCATCTGGGTCAGCTTGCTTTCCAGGGCGTGGAAGCTTCCTCTTACGTCTTTGATGGCGCTGACCTGGAGACCTGCTGTGTTACGGACAAAGAAATCTGCGCGGGGTTCCTAACCCAAAGCAAGGAAATGTCACGTCACGAGAGTCTTCGGTACGAATTCCTTCACGTGACCATGCAGTGTTTCTTCGCTGCGCTTTACATCGTTTTGTCCAACAATACGGACCGCTCCACTGTCGCTAAGCTATTCGAGCTAAAGGCAGGGGGCTTCGGTAGCTCCTGCTTTGGCCCGTGCTTGACTGCTGACCTTGAACAGGGACTGTCCGAAAGCCCCAATTTACAAATCGCGGCCACTTTTGTGTCCGGTCTCCTATCTCAGAGACACAGACACCTGTGGTTGCACTGCACCCCGACATCCACCGTGGAGAGGAAAGCGCGACAGGTGGTCCGCTGCCTCCACAAAGGCATGCAGAAGCACTTCAAGTCCATCCCCCAGCCcgttgaaggggaaaaaaagagcatgCACGCCATGCCGGGTTTCGTCTGGCTCATCAAGTGCATCTATGAGATGCGGGAGAGCAATGCGGCCCGGGAGGTCTTGAGCAAGCTGGAGGTGGACCACCTGAAGATGACCTACTGCAACATTGGACCGGTGGAGTGCACCGCTCTGGCCTATGTGCTCCGGCACCTGAGGAATCCTGTGGGAATCCAGCTGGACAACAACTCAGTGGGCGATGTGGGCGTGGAGCAGCTGCTTCCCTGTTTGCATATTTGCAAGTCCCTCTA TCTCAGAAATAATAACATCACCGACGAGGGGCTTCGAAAACTGATGGCAAAGGGAATCCAGTGTGACAACTTCCAGAAAATTGC ACTCTTCAACAACAGGCTGACTGACGCTTGTACACAACACATTTCTCATCTACTGACGACCAAACAGAATTTCCTTTCATTGAG GCTGGGCAACAACAATATTACATCGGAAGGAGCCAAACAACTAGCTATAGGGCTGGAGCTCAATCATTCGTTGAAGCATTTAGG GCTTTGGGGTAATAAGATTGGCGATTCAGGTGCAGAGGCCATTGCCGGTGCCCTGGAAGGCAGCAAAACGCTAGTATGGCTAAG CTTGGTGGGCAACGGTGTGGGCAGTGCCGGAGCTCGTGCTTTGGCCAGAATGCTTGAGAGTGGCACATCACTGGAGGAATTATG GTTGACTGAAAACTGCATCACCAGGGAGGGAGTGGAGTGTTTGGTTCAAGCCTTGGAGTGTAACACACGTATCAA GTTAAGGAACAATCCCCTAAGCcccgaggaggtggaggagatgACTCGACGTGAATCAAGACTCATCTtctga
- the nkd1 gene encoding protein naked cuticle homolog 1 isoform X2: protein MLQRDGKQLQFEELECAVSMEEDNRQEWTFTLYDFDNNGKVTREDITSLLHTIYEVVDASVNHSPSSSKTLRVKLSVAPDSSQRWRTCTQGGADASHPRERNDKCAEDPKSADKKSRALIRRHHSDQHSHTQPGCQRHCVDENLERRNHYLDLAGIENYTSRFGAATAEQPKAEPQTRSSNQTRSRSHEPENGHSHHPPPHHHRRLQAVTDAGPPEGLHPARTRGQEPGKSAVRSPKTHSRTPPAQISGRVMRNRGLPAPPALPSQTPPHQSSAPYRKHKQRSKEQQACRALGTLLGAGTEREQVRNLPGVPLYEGRLAQVVQRHEHHHHHEHHHHYHHFYQS from the exons ATGCTGCAGCGCGATGGCAAGCAGCTCCAGTTTGAA GAGCTGGAGTGCGCCGTGTCCATGGAGGAGGACAACCGACAGGAGTGGACGTTCACCCTCTACGACTTTGACAACAACGGGAAAGTTACCCGAGAG GACATCACAAGCCTCCTGCACACCATCTACGAGGTGGTGGACGCCTCCGTCAACCATTCTCCCAGCAGCAGTAAGACCTTGCGGGTCAAGCTGTCGGTAGCGCCGGACTCCAGCCAGAGATGGAGGACTTGCACGCAGGGCGGCGCAG ATGCATCCCACCCAAGGGAGAGAAACGACAAGTGCGCCGAAGACCCCAAGAGTGCAGACAAAAAAAGTCGAGCGCTGATAAG GCGCCACCACAGCGACCAGCACAGCCACACCCAGCCGGGCTGCCAGCGCCATTGCGTGGATGAGAACCTGGAGCGACGGAACCACTACTTGGACCTGGCCGGCATCGAGAACTACACGTCCCGATTTGGAGCCG CGACTGCAGAGCAACCCAAGGCAGAACCCCAGACCCGCTCGTCCAATCAGACGCGCTCCCGATCTCACGAGCCAGAAAACGGCCACTCCCACCATCCGCCGCCTCACCACCATCGGCGTTTGCAAGCCGTCACGGACGCCGGCCCTCCCGAGGGTCTCCACCCCGCTCGGACACGAGGCCAAGAACCCGGCAAATCGGCCGTCCGCTCCCCCAAGACCCACAGCCGCACTCCCCCAGCTCAGATCAGCGGGCGGGTGATGCGGAACAGGGGTCTCCCGGCCCCTCCGGCCCTCCCCAGCCAAACCCCCCCTCACCAGTCGTCCGCCCCTTACCGCAAGCACAAGCAGCGCTCCAAGGAGCAGCAGGCGTGCCGGGCGCTCGGCACCCTGCTGGGGGCCGGGACGGAGAGGGAGCAGGTCAGGAACCTGCCCGGGGTTCCTCTCTATGAGGGCCGGCTGGCGCAGGTGGTACAGCGTCAcgagcaccaccaccaccatgaacaccaccaccactaccACCACTTCTACCAGTCCTGA